One Streptomyces fagopyri DNA window includes the following coding sequences:
- a CDS encoding pyruvate carboxylase, whose amino-acid sequence MFRKVLVANRGEIAVRAFRAAYELGAGTAAVFPYEDRGSLHRLKADEAYEIGRRGHPVRAYLSVEEIVGAARRAGADAVYPGYGFLSENPELAQACEEAGITFIGPGVGVLELTGNKARAVAAARAAGVPVLGSSQPSNDLDELTAAAQDVGFPLFVKAVAGGGGRGMRRVDDPAHLRESIEAASREAESAFGDATVFLEKAVVDPRHIEVQILADGDGNVIHLFERDCSVQRRHQKVVELAPAPNLDPALRDRICADAVAFAQSIGYRNAGTVEFLLDRDGNHVFIEMNPRIQVEHTVTEEVTDVDLVQAQLRIASGETLADLGLAQDRIQLRGAALQCRITSEDPANGFRPDTGTISAYRSPGGSGIRLDGGTAFVGSEISAHFDSMLVKLTCRGRDFATAVRRARRAVAEFRIRGVATNIPFLQAVLDDPDFQEGRVTTSFIEERPHLLTARHSADRGTRMLTYLADVTVNKPHGERPHLIDPTTKLPDVTTGAPPAGSKQRLTELGPEGFARWLRESTSVGVTDTTFRDAHQSLLATRVRTRDLLAVAPAVAQTLPQLLSLECWGGATYDVALRFLSEDPWDRLARLREAVPNICLQMLLRGRNTVGYTPYPTEVTTAFVEEATRTGIDIFRIFDALNDVGQMRPAIDAVRETGSAVAEVALCYTSDLSDPAEKLYTLDYYLRLAEQIVDAGAHVLAIKDMAGLLRAPAATKLVTALRREFDLPVHLHTHDTAGGQLATYLAAIDAGADAVDGAVASMAGTTSQPSLSAIVAATDHSARPTGLSLRAVGDLEPYWEIVRRIYAPFEAGLASPTGRVYDHEIPGGQLSNLRVQARELGLGDRFEDIEAMYAAADRMLGRLVKVTPSSKVVGDLALHLVGAGVPHERFAADPGAYDIPDSVIGFLRGELGDPPGGWPEPFRSKALKGRAAPRPVVELSGEDRDGLEKDRRATLNRLLFPGPAKEFEAHREAYGDTGVLPSKDFFYGLRPGEEHEVDLDPGVRLLIVLEAIGEADERGMRTVMATLNGQLRPIQVRDRSVASDLPAAEKADKSDPKHVAAPFAGVVTLSVAAGDRVEAGATVATIEAMKMEAAITAPVGGTVGRLAINSVQQVEAGDLLMVVA is encoded by the coding sequence ATGTTCCGGAAGGTACTTGTCGCGAACCGTGGTGAGATCGCCGTCCGCGCGTTCCGCGCCGCCTATGAACTGGGCGCGGGAACAGCGGCGGTGTTCCCCTACGAGGACCGCGGCTCGCTGCATCGTCTCAAGGCCGACGAGGCCTACGAGATCGGCCGGAGAGGGCACCCGGTGCGTGCCTATCTGTCGGTCGAGGAGATCGTGGGGGCGGCGCGCAGGGCCGGGGCCGACGCCGTCTACCCCGGCTACGGATTCCTGTCGGAGAATCCGGAGCTGGCCCAGGCCTGCGAGGAGGCCGGGATCACGTTCATCGGCCCCGGCGTCGGCGTGCTGGAACTGACCGGGAACAAGGCCCGCGCGGTCGCCGCGGCCCGCGCGGCGGGCGTCCCGGTCCTGGGGTCCTCGCAGCCGTCGAACGATCTGGACGAGCTGACCGCCGCCGCGCAGGACGTCGGCTTCCCGCTGTTCGTCAAGGCGGTCGCCGGCGGCGGCGGACGTGGCATGCGGCGCGTGGACGACCCGGCACACTTGCGCGAGTCGATCGAGGCGGCGTCCCGTGAGGCCGAGTCCGCCTTCGGCGACGCCACCGTCTTCCTGGAGAAGGCCGTCGTCGACCCGCGCCACATCGAGGTGCAGATCCTCGCCGACGGCGACGGCAACGTCATCCACCTGTTCGAGCGGGACTGCTCGGTGCAGCGGCGCCATCAGAAGGTCGTCGAACTGGCCCCGGCGCCCAACCTCGACCCCGCGCTCCGGGACCGCATCTGCGCCGACGCGGTCGCCTTCGCGCAGAGCATCGGCTACCGCAACGCCGGCACCGTCGAGTTCCTCCTCGACCGCGACGGCAACCACGTCTTCATCGAGATGAACCCGCGTATCCAGGTCGAGCACACGGTGACCGAGGAGGTCACCGACGTCGACCTGGTCCAGGCGCAACTGCGCATCGCCTCCGGCGAGACCCTGGCCGACCTCGGCCTCGCGCAGGACCGCATCCAGCTGCGGGGCGCGGCGCTCCAGTGCCGGATCACCAGTGAGGACCCGGCCAACGGGTTCCGGCCCGACACCGGCACCATCAGCGCGTACCGCTCGCCGGGCGGCTCCGGAATCCGGCTGGACGGGGGTACCGCCTTCGTAGGCTCGGAGATCAGCGCCCATTTCGACTCCATGCTGGTGAAACTCACCTGCCGGGGCCGCGACTTCGCCACCGCGGTGCGGCGCGCGCGGCGTGCGGTGGCCGAGTTCCGCATCCGCGGCGTGGCCACGAACATCCCGTTCCTGCAGGCGGTCCTCGACGACCCGGACTTCCAGGAGGGCAGGGTCACCACCTCGTTCATCGAGGAACGCCCGCACCTTCTGACCGCGCGCCACTCCGCGGACCGCGGCACCCGCATGCTCACCTACCTCGCCGACGTCACGGTCAACAAACCGCACGGTGAGCGCCCGCACCTCATCGACCCCACGACCAAACTGCCGGACGTCACGACCGGCGCACCGCCCGCCGGGTCGAAGCAGCGGCTGACCGAACTGGGGCCGGAGGGCTTCGCGCGGTGGCTGCGGGAGTCGACGTCGGTGGGTGTCACCGACACCACCTTCCGGGACGCCCACCAGTCCCTGCTGGCCACCCGGGTGCGGACGAGGGACCTGCTGGCCGTCGCCCCGGCCGTGGCCCAGACCCTGCCGCAGCTGCTGTCGCTGGAGTGCTGGGGTGGCGCCACCTACGACGTCGCCCTGCGCTTCCTGTCCGAGGACCCGTGGGACCGCCTGGCCCGGCTGCGCGAGGCGGTGCCCAACATCTGCCTCCAGATGCTGCTGCGCGGCCGCAACACGGTCGGCTACACCCCCTACCCCACGGAGGTCACCACCGCCTTCGTCGAGGAGGCCACCCGGACCGGAATCGACATCTTCCGCATCTTCGACGCGCTCAACGACGTCGGTCAGATGCGACCCGCGATCGACGCCGTGCGCGAGACCGGATCGGCCGTCGCCGAGGTCGCCCTGTGCTACACCTCGGACCTGTCCGACCCGGCCGAGAAGCTGTACACCCTCGACTACTACCTCCGGCTCGCCGAGCAGATCGTCGACGCCGGCGCGCACGTCCTGGCGATCAAGGACATGGCCGGACTGCTCCGGGCACCCGCCGCCACGAAGCTGGTGACCGCGCTGCGTAGGGAGTTCGACCTGCCCGTCCATCTCCACACCCATGACACGGCCGGCGGCCAGCTGGCCACCTACCTCGCCGCGATCGACGCGGGCGCCGACGCCGTGGACGGAGCGGTGGCCTCCATGGCGGGCACCACCTCGCAGCCGTCGCTGTCCGCGATCGTCGCGGCCACCGACCACTCGGCGCGACCGACGGGGCTGAGCCTGCGGGCGGTCGGCGACCTCGAACCGTACTGGGAGATCGTCCGCAGGATCTACGCGCCGTTCGAGGCCGGCCTCGCCTCGCCCACCGGACGCGTCTACGACCACGAGATCCCCGGCGGTCAGCTGTCCAACCTGCGTGTCCAGGCACGGGAACTGGGCCTCGGCGACCGCTTCGAGGACATCGAGGCCATGTACGCGGCCGCCGACCGGATGCTCGGCCGGCTGGTCAAGGTCACACCGTCGTCCAAGGTGGTCGGCGATCTCGCCCTGCACCTCGTCGGCGCGGGCGTGCCGCACGAGCGGTTCGCGGCCGACCCCGGCGCGTACGACATCCCGGACTCCGTGATCGGCTTCCTGCGCGGCGAGTTGGGCGACCCGCCCGGCGGCTGGCCGGAGCCGTTCCGCAGCAAGGCGCTCAAGGGCCGTGCCGCGCCCAGGCCGGTCGTCGAACTGTCCGGCGAGGATCGCGACGGACTGGAGAAGGACCGGCGGGCCACCCTCAACCGGCTGCTGTTCCCCGGGCCGGCGAAGGAGTTCGAGGCACACCGGGAGGCCTACGGCGACACGGGCGTCCTGCCGAGCAAGGACTTCTTCTACGGTCTGCGGCCGGGGGAGGAGCACGAGGTGGACCTCGACCCCGGGGTGCGGCTCCTCATCGTCCTTGAGGCGATCGGTGAGGCGGACGAGCGGGGCATGCGTACCGTGATGGCCACGCTCAACGGCCAGCTCCGGCCGATCCAGGTGCGTGACCGCTCGGTGGCTTCGGACCTGCCGGCGGCGGAGAAGGCCGACAAGTCCGACCCGAAACACGTCGCCGCGCCGTTCGCCGGAGTGGTGACGCTGTCGGTCGCGGCCGGGGACCGTGTCGAGGCGGGCGCGACCGTCGCGACGATCGAGGCGATGAAGATGGAGGCGGCCATCACCGCCCCGGTCGGCGGGACGGTCGGTCGGCTGGCCATCAACTCCGTCCAGCAGGTCGAGGCGGGCGATCTCCTGATGGTGGTCGCCTAG
- a CDS encoding saccharopine dehydrogenase family protein, with amino-acid sequence MRVLLVGAGGVGTAITRIAARRPFFDEMVVADYDLSRAEAAVAALPDAADRFRAERVDASDQGAVTALLNRHGCDVLLNATDPRFVMPLFQAARAAGATYLDMAMSLSRPHPERPYDECGVMLGDAQFAQAADWEKAGALALVGMGVEPGLSDVFARYAADELFDEIEEIGIRDGANLTVDGYDFAPSFSIWTTIEECLNPPVVYEADRGWFTTAPFSEPEVFEFPEGIGPVECVNVEHEEVLLVPRWIDARRVTFKYGLGEEFIQTLRTLHLLGLDRTDPVTVPSAAGPVAVSPRDVVAACLPDPATLGERMHGKTCAGTWVRGTKNGAPREVYLYHVVDNQWSMAEYGSQAVVWQTAVNPVVALELLATGAWSGAGVLGPEAFPARPFLDLLTAYGSPWGIREQ; translated from the coding sequence ATGCGTGTTCTGCTAGTGGGAGCCGGCGGTGTGGGCACCGCCATCACCCGGATCGCGGCCCGTCGCCCGTTCTTCGACGAGATGGTCGTGGCCGACTACGACCTGAGCCGCGCCGAGGCCGCGGTCGCCGCCCTCCCCGACGCCGCGGACCGCTTCCGTGCCGAGCGCGTCGACGCGTCGGACCAGGGCGCGGTGACCGCGCTGCTGAACCGGCACGGTTGCGACGTCCTGCTCAACGCCACCGATCCACGGTTCGTGATGCCCCTCTTCCAGGCGGCGCGCGCGGCCGGCGCCACCTACCTCGACATGGCGATGTCCCTGTCGCGCCCGCATCCCGAGAGGCCGTACGACGAGTGCGGGGTCATGCTCGGCGACGCGCAGTTCGCGCAGGCCGCCGACTGGGAGAAGGCGGGCGCGCTGGCCCTCGTCGGCATGGGTGTGGAACCGGGGCTGTCCGACGTCTTCGCGCGGTACGCGGCCGACGAGCTCTTCGACGAGATCGAGGAGATCGGCATCCGCGACGGCGCGAACCTCACCGTCGACGGCTATGACTTCGCACCGTCCTTCAGCATCTGGACCACCATCGAGGAGTGCCTCAATCCGCCGGTCGTCTACGAGGCGGACCGCGGTTGGTTCACCACGGCGCCGTTCAGCGAACCGGAGGTCTTCGAATTCCCCGAGGGCATCGGCCCGGTGGAGTGCGTGAACGTGGAGCACGAGGAGGTGCTGCTCGTGCCGCGCTGGATCGACGCGCGGCGCGTGACGTTCAAGTACGGCCTGGGCGAGGAGTTCATCCAGACCCTCAGGACGCTGCATCTGCTGGGCCTGGACCGCACGGACCCGGTCACGGTGCCGAGCGCCGCGGGCCCGGTCGCCGTGTCCCCCCGGGACGTCGTGGCCGCCTGTCTGCCGGACCCGGCGACACTCGGCGAGCGCATGCACGGCAAGACCTGCGCGGGCACCTGGGTGCGCGGCACCAAGAACGGCGCGCCGCGCGAGGTCTACCTCTACCACGTGGTCGACAACCAGTGGTCGATGGCCGAGTACGGCTCCCAGGCGGTGGTCTGGCAGACGGCCGTCAACCCGGTGGTCGCCCTCGAACTCCTGGCGACGGGTGCGTGGAGCGGCGCGGGAGTCCTCGGCCCGGAGGCGTTCCCCGCCCGTCCCTTCCTCGACCTGCTCACCGCGTACGGGTCGCCGTGGGGCATACGGGAGCAGTGA
- a CDS encoding TetR/AcrR family transcriptional regulator, giving the protein MPKAVVPEEKRRRRRPTRSGTVLSERLIVETALRMLREHGSAGLTARRLGLALDADPSTLYRYFRGMDDLTLAIGDALIGQALDGWRPTGEWRSDLRGLGLRIHAVYVGHPQAALLTANRVTGRAHELAADEAILDVLRTAGFPLPDTVRIYQAFIDQTLAFAALDAASLALPRESRSADEDMWRSTYARLPRATHPRIAEAAPLLATRMVDSAYPTALEMLLDSAAAQWETLSAR; this is encoded by the coding sequence GTGCCGAAAGCGGTGGTGCCCGAGGAGAAGCGGCGGCGCCGGCGTCCCACCAGGAGCGGCACGGTGCTGTCGGAGCGGCTCATCGTCGAGACCGCCCTGCGGATGCTGCGTGAGCACGGCAGCGCGGGACTCACCGCCCGCCGTCTCGGCCTGGCCCTGGACGCCGATCCCAGCACCCTGTACCGGTACTTCCGCGGTATGGACGACCTGACCCTCGCGATCGGCGACGCCCTGATCGGGCAGGCGCTGGACGGCTGGCGGCCCACGGGGGAGTGGCGGTCGGACCTGCGCGGCCTCGGGCTGCGCATCCACGCCGTGTACGTCGGGCATCCACAGGCGGCCCTGCTGACCGCGAACCGGGTCACCGGCCGGGCCCACGAACTGGCGGCCGACGAGGCCATCCTCGACGTCCTGCGCACGGCGGGGTTCCCGCTGCCGGACACGGTACGGATCTATCAGGCCTTCATCGACCAGACGCTGGCCTTCGCCGCGCTCGACGCGGCCTCGCTGGCGCTGCCGCGCGAGAGCCGCAGCGCCGACGAGGACATGTGGCGTTCCACGTACGCCCGGCTGCCGCGCGCCACCCACCCGCGGATCGCGGAGGCGGCACCCCTCCTGGCGACCCGCATGGTCGACAGCGCCTACCCCACGGCTCTGGAGATGCTGCTGGACAGCGCCGCGGCACAGTGGGAGACGCTGAGCGCCCGCTGA
- a CDS encoding GNAT family N-acetyltransferase: MTQQPTIRRYKTEDRAAVGHVCVMTADEGGDSRELYPDEELMPSLFAYPYCQLEPELAFVLDDGTGRAVGYVLGTADTTRFVRDFRDIWIPSVAGRYPRSTTPPRTPVDTMIDLLHRPERMILPELAAHPAHLHIDLLPHWQRRGHGRALMDTFLDALADRGVPAVHLGMVTANTSARAFYDRLGFHEIPVPDPGPLTYLGRPTGRDRRSP, from the coding sequence ATGACTCAGCAGCCGACGATCCGCCGCTACAAGACCGAAGACCGTGCGGCGGTGGGGCACGTGTGTGTGATGACGGCCGACGAAGGAGGGGACTCACGGGAGCTCTATCCCGACGAGGAGTTGATGCCGTCCCTGTTCGCGTACCCCTACTGTCAGCTCGAACCGGAGCTCGCCTTCGTGCTCGACGACGGGACCGGCCGGGCGGTCGGCTACGTCCTCGGCACCGCCGACACCACGCGGTTCGTCCGGGACTTCCGCGACATCTGGATCCCGAGCGTCGCCGGGCGCTACCCACGGAGTACGACGCCGCCGCGCACGCCCGTCGACACGATGATCGACCTGCTGCACCGCCCCGAACGCATGATCCTGCCCGAACTCGCCGCCCATCCCGCTCATCTGCACATCGACCTGCTCCCGCACTGGCAGCGCAGGGGCCACGGCCGGGCGCTGATGGACACCTTCCTGGACGCGCTCGCCGATCGGGGTGTCCCCGCCGTGCACCTCGGCATGGTCACCGCCAACACGTCGGCCCGCGCCTTCTACGACCGTCTCGGCTTCCACGAGATCCCCGTACCGGACCCGGGCCCGCTGACGTATCTGGGCAGGCCGACGGGCCGCGACCGCCGGTCGCCCTGA
- a CDS encoding C40 family peptidase, giving the protein MPRSAPATVARSSADRFPQSPNSASSGGDDGPSREEVQQRISSLYDRAETATGNYNATRAMTTGSRSRLNPARDNGRRGTDATLDDVSRPWFDVGRAQLGPTVPARLPADRMPRRTAEARPAVPSKRLEGGPSARALEAAGRPVPELTAGPGAGPVAELTAGPAAGPVAELASGRAVAALPAGTGARQEAVKALPAPAAESSHSSLKNRKEQNRRKLALARELLSRHVVQQRIAPIAAIEARPPQEVWPTPEDQVRREAEDQWRRAQSAGLGMGAPVDTAAHGGMGAPVGMDASLGAGTPLTSDMTFPSDTTFTSGMTFASDTAFASGTAYAPELSYAQDMAYAPVQLPAPEPVRAQDLVRAQEMSFAQESPAVSEAAHIPAMSVAPAPSVGSAPFAPSVVPGPSFAPVSPVDAAVPTTAGMVMGGGDTSGSGYDMKAAKALAFARAQIGRPCVWGAAGPGSYDCAGLTRAAWMVAGVALPRTARDQATATTAIPLTDIRVGDLIFFYGDVSHVGLYIGDSMMIHAPSPGAYIREESIFYAGQAAIHSAARPA; this is encoded by the coding sequence ATGCCCCGCTCCGCACCCGCGACGGTGGCCCGCTCCTCGGCGGACCGGTTCCCGCAGAGCCCCAACTCGGCCTCCTCCGGCGGGGACGACGGTCCGAGCCGCGAAGAGGTCCAGCAGCGGATCAGTTCCCTCTACGACCGGGCCGAGACCGCCACCGGGAACTACAACGCGACCCGCGCGATGACCACCGGTTCACGCAGTCGCCTCAACCCGGCCCGGGATAACGGGCGCAGGGGTACCGACGCCACTCTCGACGACGTGTCCCGGCCCTGGTTCGACGTGGGCCGTGCCCAGTTGGGTCCGACGGTGCCGGCGAGGCTGCCGGCCGACAGAATGCCGAGGCGCACGGCCGAGGCGCGCCCCGCCGTTCCCTCGAAGCGTCTGGAGGGCGGACCCTCCGCCCGCGCCCTGGAGGCCGCGGGCCGCCCCGTTCCGGAGCTTACCGCCGGACCGGGAGCGGGGCCCGTGGCCGAGTTGACCGCCGGACCGGCGGCAGGGCCTGTGGCGGAGCTCGCCTCCGGGAGGGCTGTCGCGGCGCTGCCGGCCGGGACGGGGGCACGGCAGGAGGCCGTCAAGGCCCTGCCCGCCCCGGCCGCCGAGTCCTCTCACTCCTCGCTGAAGAACCGCAAGGAGCAGAACCGGCGCAAGCTCGCACTCGCCCGTGAACTGCTGTCCCGGCACGTCGTCCAGCAGCGGATCGCCCCGATCGCGGCGATCGAGGCGCGGCCGCCTCAGGAGGTCTGGCCCACCCCGGAGGACCAGGTCCGCCGCGAGGCCGAGGACCAGTGGCGGCGCGCGCAGTCGGCCGGGCTGGGTATGGGCGCACCCGTGGACACGGCCGCACACGGGGGCATGGGTGCCCCCGTCGGCATGGACGCGTCCCTCGGTGCGGGAACGCCTCTCACCTCGGACATGACGTTCCCCTCCGACACGACGTTCACGTCGGGCATGACCTTCGCCTCGGACACGGCGTTCGCCTCGGGCACCGCCTACGCTCCGGAGCTGTCGTACGCCCAGGACATGGCCTACGCCCCCGTCCAGCTCCCGGCCCCGGAACCGGTCCGTGCGCAGGACCTGGTCCGTGCCCAGGAGATGTCTTTCGCCCAGGAGTCGCCCGCTGTTTCGGAGGCGGCCCACATCCCCGCCATGAGCGTCGCCCCCGCCCCGTCGGTCGGGTCCGCTCCGTTCGCCCCGTCCGTCGTTCCCGGCCCGTCCTTCGCCCCGGTCTCACCTGTCGACGCGGCGGTGCCCACCACCGCGGGCATGGTCATGGGCGGCGGCGACACATCGGGCTCGGGGTACGACATGAAGGCCGCCAAGGCGCTGGCCTTCGCCCGTGCCCAGATCGGCAGGCCGTGCGTCTGGGGCGCGGCCGGACCGGGCTCGTACGACTGCGCGGGGCTCACCCGGGCCGCCTGGATGGTGGCCGGGGTCGCACTCCCGCGTACCGCGCGCGACCAGGCGACGGCGACCACGGCGATCCCGCTCACCGACATCCGGGTCGGCGACCTGATCTTCTTCTACGGCGACGTCAGCCATGTCGGGCTGTACATCGGCGACAGCATGATGATCCACGCGCCGAGCCCGGGGGCGTACATACGCGAGGAGTCGATCTTCTACGCCGGACAGGCGGCGATCCACAGCGCGGCGCGGCCCGCGTAA
- a CDS encoding lamin tail domain-containing protein, translating to MRTHWRRQAPITAAALTLLALGLSGAPASAQDPSTVRINEVESSGGSPGDWIELVNTGTAAVDVSGWIVKDNDNSHSYKIGKKTSIAPGAFLALDVESSFGLGSSDSARLFQTDGSTLVDSYTWTDHAGTTYGRCADGTGAFTTTTAPTKGAANACGTTGGGGEPPAVTTWPGGAAVTVADGSNVFGENLSGLSFESESVLWAVNNGPGKLYRLVPNGATWRPDPAGGWGSGKALHYAGGSGDPDAEGVVVTPDGMFVATERDNGKSSTSLPKILRFDASSTASSLNATAEWNLTSDLPSLPANSGPEGISWIPDTYLTAHGLRDEHTGAVYDPAAYPGHGSGLFFTGVEDNGTVYAYALDQSGGGYTRVATIASGFSGVMDLEFEPATGHLWAACDDTCEGRTSTLDINAQGKFAVTHTYDRPTGMANYNNEGFAIAPQSACAAGHKPVVWSDDTNDGGHALRAGTLNCTP from the coding sequence TTGCGTACGCACTGGCGTAGACAAGCCCCCATCACCGCCGCCGCCCTGACCCTCCTCGCCCTCGGTCTGTCCGGTGCGCCCGCTTCGGCGCAGGACCCGTCCACGGTGCGGATCAACGAGGTCGAGTCGAGCGGCGGCAGCCCCGGCGACTGGATCGAACTCGTCAACACCGGGACCGCCGCGGTCGACGTGTCCGGGTGGATCGTCAAGGACAACGACAACTCCCACTCCTACAAGATCGGCAAGAAGACGTCGATCGCTCCGGGCGCCTTCCTTGCACTGGACGTCGAGTCGTCGTTCGGGCTGGGGAGTTCGGACTCCGCGCGGCTGTTCCAGACGGACGGTTCCACTCTGGTGGACTCCTACACCTGGACCGATCACGCCGGCACCACATACGGGCGGTGCGCGGACGGCACCGGCGCGTTCACGACCACGACGGCGCCGACCAAGGGCGCGGCGAACGCCTGCGGGACCACCGGCGGCGGGGGTGAGCCGCCTGCCGTCACCACGTGGCCGGGCGGCGCGGCGGTCACCGTCGCGGACGGTTCGAACGTGTTCGGGGAGAACCTCAGCGGGCTGTCCTTCGAGAGCGAGAGCGTGCTCTGGGCGGTGAACAACGGCCCCGGCAAGCTGTACCGGCTCGTGCCCAACGGCGCGACGTGGCGCCCCGATCCGGCCGGCGGCTGGGGATCCGGCAAGGCCCTGCACTACGCGGGCGGCAGTGGCGACCCCGACGCCGAGGGCGTGGTCGTCACCCCCGACGGCATGTTCGTCGCCACCGAGCGGGACAACGGCAAGAGCTCCACCAGCCTGCCGAAGATCCTGCGCTTCGACGCGTCCTCCACCGCCTCCTCGCTGAACGCGACCGCGGAGTGGAACCTCACCTCCGACCTGCCCTCTCTGCCCGCCAACTCCGGTCCCGAGGGCATCTCGTGGATCCCGGACACCTACCTGACCGCGCACGGACTGCGCGACGAGCACACCGGCGCCGTCTACGACCCGGCCGCCTACCCCGGCCACGGAAGCGGTCTCTTCTTCACCGGTGTCGAGGACAACGGCACCGTCTACGCCTACGCCCTCGACCAGTCGGGCGGCGGATACACCCGCGTCGCCACCATCGCCAGCGGCTTTTCCGGGGTGATGGACCTGGAGTTCGAGCCGGCCACCGGTCACCTGTGGGCGGCCTGCGACGACACCTGCGAGGGCCGGACCTCGACCCTCGACATCAACGCCCAGGGCAAGTTCGCGGTCACCCACACCTATGACCGTCCCACCGGCATGGCCAACTACAACAACGAGGGATTCGCGATCGCCCCCCAGTCCGCCTGCGCCGCCGGTCACAAGCCGGTCGTGTGGTCCGACGACACGAACGACGGCGGCCACGCACTGCGCGCCGGCACGCTGAACTGCACCCCCTGA
- a CDS encoding MHYT domain-containing protein has protein sequence MTATVSDFYYGPVTPIAAYLMACLGAALGLRCTTRSLRRTHQARRAGWLTLGAVSIGCGIWTMHFIAMIGFSVQGALVRYDPVTTVLSLVVAIVVVSLGVFLVGYRGARPTTLGVAGVITGLGVAAMHYLGMAAIRTHGNLHYDAGTVALSVVIAVVAATAALWAAVSVHGLWASLGASLVMGVAVTGMHYTGMAAVTVHLTRAPSASQSSAGLLAFLLVMIAGPLMVLLVAAVIVMFDPEVVLGDGTWGDTASVSGPAGTASPAHRGGRVPPSHAR, from the coding sequence ATGACCGCCACCGTTTCCGACTTCTACTACGGGCCCGTCACCCCGATCGCGGCCTATCTGATGGCGTGCCTCGGGGCGGCGCTCGGGCTGCGGTGCACGACACGGTCGCTGCGGCGTACCCACCAGGCGCGAAGAGCCGGCTGGCTGACACTGGGCGCCGTGTCCATCGGCTGCGGCATATGGACCATGCACTTCATCGCCATGATCGGCTTCAGCGTGCAGGGTGCCCTGGTGCGCTACGACCCGGTGACCACCGTGCTCAGCCTCGTCGTCGCCATCGTCGTCGTCTCCCTCGGTGTCTTCCTGGTCGGCTACCGGGGCGCGCGGCCGACCACTCTGGGCGTGGCCGGCGTCATCACCGGGCTCGGGGTGGCCGCGATGCACTACCTCGGTATGGCGGCCATCCGCACGCACGGGAACCTGCACTACGACGCGGGGACCGTGGCGTTGTCCGTGGTCATCGCCGTCGTCGCCGCCACCGCGGCACTGTGGGCGGCGGTCTCCGTGCACGGGCTGTGGGCGAGTCTGGGAGCGAGCCTCGTCATGGGAGTCGCGGTGACCGGGATGCACTACACCGGCATGGCCGCTGTGACGGTTCACCTCACCCGGGCGCCCTCGGCCTCGCAGTCCTCCGCGGGCCTGCTGGCGTTCCTCCTCGTCATGATCGCCGGCCCGCTGATGGTTCTCCTGGTCGCCGCCGTGATCGTCATGTTCGACCCCGAGGTCGTGCTCGGGGACGGCACATGGGGCGACACCGCGTCCGTGTCCGGTCCGGCCGGTACCGCCTCCCCCGCGCACCGGGGAGGCCGGGTCCCCCCGTCGCACGCCCGCTGA